A single region of the Sciurus carolinensis chromosome 16, mSciCar1.2, whole genome shotgun sequence genome encodes:
- the Znf583 gene encoding zinc finger protein 583 isoform X3, translated as MVKKERTRGTCPDWEHLFKNSDFSSKQDVYQESAKVVTMGRSHLTQSLVCPNLKDCESEGWFKNKVGSQEILSDQLIITHEGILPEDQSNECNRSWETFNLDARLDSHQRFPTKERVHKCEPQKRRYRKKSVEMKHKKVYVEKKLLKCNECEKVFNQSSSLTLHQRIHTGEKPYACVECGKTFSQSANLAQHKRIHTGEKPFECKECRKAFSQNAHLAQHQRVHTGERPYQCQECKKAFSQIAHLTQHQRVHTGERPFECIECGKAFSNGSFLAQHQRIHTGEKPYVCHVCGKAFSHRGYLIVHQRIHTGERPYECKECRKAFSQYAHLAQHQRVHTGEKPYECKVCRKAFSQIAYLDQHQRVHTGEKPYECVECGKAFSNSSSLAQHQRSHTGEKPYMCKECRKTFSQNAGLAQHQRIHTGEKPYECNICGKAFSYSGSLTLHQRIHTGERPYECKDCRKSFRQRAHLAHHEKIHTMETFLALSSHSPSTSNHLPRPVGFIS; from the coding sequence ATTGGGAGCATCTATTTAAAAACAGTGACTTTTCATCAAAGCAAGATGTTTATCAAGAATCAGCCAAAGTAGTGACAATGGGAAGAAGCCATCTCACTCAGAGCCTTGTTTGTCCCAATTTGAAAGACTGTGAAAGTGAGGGCTGGTTTAAGAACAAGGTGGGAAGTCAGGAGATACTCTCTGATCAATTGATCATCACTCATGAAGGAATCCTCCCTGAAGATCAAAGTAATGAGTGCAATAGATCTTGGGAAACATTCAATCTGGATGCAAGACTAGATTCACATCAGAGGTTCCCCACCAAAGAAAGAGTACATAAATGTGAACCACAAAAGAGACGTTATCgaaaaaaatctgttgaaatGAAACATAAGAAGGTCTATGTAGAAAAGAAACTTTtgaaatgtaatgaatgtgagAAAGTCTTCAATCAGAGTTCATCCCTTACTctccatcagagaattcatactggagagaaaccctatgcaTGTGTtgaatgtgggaaaaccttcagCCAGAGTGCAAACCTTGCTCAACATAAGAGAATACATACTGGGGAGAAGCCTTTTGAATGTAAAGAATGTCGGAAGGCCTTCAGCCAGAATGCACACCTAGCTCAACACCAGAGAGTGCATACTGGAGAGAGACCTTATCAGTGTCAAGAATGTAAAAAAGCCTTCAGCCAGATTGCACACCTGACTCAACACCAGAGAGTTCATACTGGAGAGAGACCTTTTGAATGTATTGAGTGTGGAAAGGCCTTTAGTAATGGTTCATTTCTTGCtcaacatcagagaattcacactggagagaaaccttacgTATGTCATGTGTGTGGGAAGGCCTTTAGTCATCGTGGATACTTAATTgtacatcagagaattcatacaggagagagaccctatgaatgtaaggaatgtagGAAGGCCTTCAGCCAGTATGCACACCTAGCTCAACACCAGAgagttcatactggagagaagccttatgAATGTAAAGTATGTAGGAAAGCCTTCAGTCAGATTGCATACCTTGATCAGCACCAGAGggttcatactggagagaagccctatgaatgtgtggaatgtgggaaggcctttagCAATAGTTCCTCACTTGCACAACATCAGAGAagtcatactggagaaaaaccttATATGTGCAAGGAATGTAGGAAAACATTCAGCCAGAATGCAGGCCTTGCtcaacatcagagaattcatactggagagaaaccttacgAATGTAATATCTGTGGGAAAGCCTTTAGCTATAGTGGATCACTTACTCTGCATCAGAGAATCCACACTGGGGAAagaccctatgaatgtaaagattGCAGGAAGTCCTTCAGACAGCGTGCACACCTCGCTCACCACGAGAAAATCCACACTATGGAGACTTTCTTGGCCCTTTCTTCTCACTCACCCTCCACATCTAATCACTTACCAAGACCTGTAGGTTTTATCTCCTAA